The Acomys russatus chromosome 18, mAcoRus1.1, whole genome shotgun sequence genome includes a region encoding these proteins:
- the Rcbtb1 gene encoding RCC1 and BTB domain-containing protein 1 translates to MVDVGKWPIFTLLSPQETASIRKACVFGTSANEAIYVTDNDEVFVFGLNYSNCLGTGDNQSTLVPKKLEALCGKKIKSLSYGSGPHVLLSTEDGVVYAWGHNGYSQLGNGTTNQGIAPVQVCTNLLVKQVVEVACGSHHSMALAADGELFAWGYNNCGQVGSGSTANQPTPRKVTNCLHTKRVVSIACGQTSSMAVLDSGEVYGWGYNGNGQLGLGNNGNQLTPVRVAALHSVCVNQIVCGYAHTLALTDEGLLYAWGANTYGQLGTGSKNNLLSPAQIMVEKERVIEIAACHSTHTSAAKTQGGHVYMWGQCRGQSVILPHLTHFSCTDDVFACFGTPAVSWRLLSVEHEDFLTVAESLKKEFDSPETADLKFRIDGKYIHVHKAVLKIRCEHFRSMFQSYWNEDMKEVIEIDQFSYPVYRAFLQYLYTDTVDLPPEDAIGLLDLATSYCENRLKRLCQHIIKRGITVENAFSLFSAAVRYDAEDLEEFCFKFCINHLTEVTQTAAFWQMDGPLLKEFIAKASKCGAFKN, encoded by the exons ATGGTGGATGTAGGAAAGTGGCCAATCTTCACTCTGCTCTCGCCCCAGGAAACTGCATCTATCAGGAAAGCATGTGTCTTTGGGACCTCGGCTAACGAGGCGATCTATGTCACTGACAATGATGAG GTCTTCGTGTTTGGACTGAACTACAGTAACTGTCTAGGAACTGGCGATAACCAGAGCACTCTGGTGCCCAAGAAACTAGAAGCTCTGTGTGGAAAAAAGATCAAAAGCCTTAGCTACGGGAGCGGCCCCCATGTCCTCCTCAGCACTGAAG ATGGAGTCGTCTACGCCTGGGGCCATAATGGATACAGCCAGCTGGGGAATGGGACCACCAACCAAGGCATCGCTCCTGTCCAAGTCTGCACTAATCTCCTGGTCAAGCAGGTGGTTGAGGTAGCTTGTGGTTCACATCATTCCATGGCTCTGGCAGCTGACGGAGAG CTCTTTGCTTGGGGCTATAACAACTGTGGTCAGGTGGGATCAGGATCTACAGCCAACCAGCCAACTCCTCGCAAAGTAACAAACTGTCTACATACCAAGAGAGTGGTCAGCATTGCTTGTGGTCAGACGTCatccatggctgttctggacagTGGTGAG GTGTATGGCTGGGGCTACAATGGCAATGGACAGCTGGGCTTGGGAAACAATGGCAACCAGTTGACCCCAGTGAGAGTGGCAGCTCTGCACAGCGTGTGTGTGAACCAG ATTGTCTGCGGCTATGCACATACACTAGCACTAACAGATGAGGGCTTGCTCTATGCCTGGGGAGCTAACACATATGGGCAGCTGGGAACTGGAAGTAAAAATAACCTGCTAAGCCCAGCACAAATCATGGTGGAAAAAGAAAG GGTCATAGAGATTGCAGCCTGTCATTCCACCCACACATCTGCTGCGAAGACCCAGGGCGGGCATGTATACATGTGGGGCCAGTGCCGGGGCCAGTCCGTGATCCTGCCACACCTCACCCACTTCTCCTGCACCGATGATGTGTTTGCCTGCTTTGGCACCCCGGCCGTCTCGTGGCGCCTCCTGTCTGTGG AGCATGAAGACTTTTTAACAGTCGCAGagtcactgaagaaagaatttgacaGCCCAGAAACTGCTGATCTCAAGTTTCGAATTGACGGGAAATATATTCATGTCCATAAAGCTGTTTTGAAAATCAG GTGTGAGCACTTTCGATCCATGTTTCAGTCCTATTGGAATGAGGACATGAAGGAGGTGATAGAAATAGACCAGTTTTCTTACCCTGTATACCGTGCCTTTCTCCAGTACCTCTACACAGACACAGTGGATCTGCCCCCTGAGGATGCCATAG GCCTCCTGGACTTGGCGACATCATACTGTGAAAACAGACTGAAGAGGCTTTGTCAGCATATCATCAAGCGAGGAATTACTGTGGAGAACGCTTTTTCATTGTTCTCAGCTGCAGTCAGATATGACGCAGAG